A genome region from Sceloporus undulatus isolate JIND9_A2432 ecotype Alabama chromosome 1, SceUnd_v1.1, whole genome shotgun sequence includes the following:
- the LOC121926931 gene encoding ubiquinone biosynthesis monooxygenase COQ6, mitochondrial-like — MRERLYRCLSASYSSKCFKEPTTEITPTQNGWVIVRAFNSVSFNIFLQIGADGQNSTVRRAAGIKNIQYRYDQSAVVATLHLSEATDNNVAWQRFLPSGPIALLPLSDTVSSLVWSTSHEHAIRLQSMDEDSFVDSINSAFWSNANHSDFIDTAGSIFRSAVSLLMPSGTAARQLPPSVAKVDPKSRAVFPLGLGHATEYVQHRVALIGDAAHRVHPLAGQGVNMGFGDIACLTHHLSTAAFNGKDLGKDLK, encoded by the exons ATGAGAGAGAGGTTGTACCGCTGTCTTTCTGCCTCATACTCCAGCAAATGCTTTAAAGAGCCTACAACAGAGATCACCCCAACA CAGAATGGGTGGGTTATTGTCAGAGCTTTCAACAGTGTttctttcaatatatttttacaGATTGGTGCAGATGGACAGAATTCTACAGTCAGGAGGGCAGCTGGTATTAAGAATATTCAATATCGATACGACCAGTCAGCTGTAGTTGCTACTCTTCACTTGTCTGAG gCAACAGACAACAATGTAGCATGGCAGAGATTCCTTCCATCTGGACCAATTGCTCTCCTCCCG CTTTCTGACACTGTCAGCTCTTTGGTTTGGTCCACGTCACATGAACATGCAATTCGGCTTCAGAGTATGGATGAGGACAGCTTTGTGGACTCTATAAACTCTGCTTTT TGGAGCAATGCAAATCACTCAGATTTCATTGATACTGCTGGATCCATATTCCGTTCTGCTGTTTCCCTCCTGATGCCATCAGGGACTGCAGCCCGTCAGCTGCCTCCAAGTGTTGCAAAGGTGGATCCCAAGAGCCGAGCTGTGTTCCCTCTGGGATTGGGGCATGCAACTGAATATGTCCAACACCGTGTGGCCCTTATTGG GGATGCTGCTCACAGAGTACATCCTCTAGCAGGTCAAGGTGTAAATATGGGCTTTGGTGATATTGCGTGTTTGACACATCATCTCAGTACGGCAGCATTCAATGGGAAAGATCTGGGTAAGGATTTAAAATAA